A genomic region of Methylobacterium durans contains the following coding sequences:
- a CDS encoding MFS transporter yields MTSSNLSKDLRLAGQLASPQPQFTAEAPQSSRRRAIVAGAIGNLLEWYDFAAYGYFSTAIGLNFFPSDNHTTSLLSAFAVFAAAFFVRPIGGVVFGHVGDRYGRKPALLLSAGLMTVSTFAMGCLPTYETAGLLAPILLVALRLCQGLSVGGEYTSSAIFLAEAADPRRRGLTGSFAGIGAASGILVGSIVGAVVTGLLTPDEVREWGWRLPFLFGIGLGGFIFVLRRHLSEQQVDETFAEDRAPKDDRSPLRTAIENDGSAMVRAFAMILGLAVSNYVVFVYLATYLHTVIGLSQSTALLINSIAMAVTTICLPVMGALSDRFGRKRVLVVTVSNLVLLSWPLFLLLGGGQPVPILFGQIVFAVLVAGYGAVIPVALVEMFGHGSRCTALAISYNAAMALAGGTAPMVAAWIVHRLQIVAGPGLYIAVLALVSLAAVLTMRDKTGSTLT; encoded by the coding sequence ATGACAAGCAGCAATCTCAGCAAAGACTTACGGCTCGCTGGTCAGCTCGCCAGTCCACAACCGCAATTCACCGCCGAAGCGCCACAGTCGAGCCGCCGCCGAGCGATTGTCGCTGGCGCCATCGGCAACCTGCTCGAATGGTACGACTTCGCCGCCTACGGGTACTTCAGCACCGCGATCGGACTGAACTTCTTTCCCTCCGACAACCACACTACGTCTCTGCTCTCGGCCTTCGCCGTCTTTGCAGCCGCCTTCTTCGTGCGTCCAATCGGAGGTGTCGTCTTCGGCCACGTCGGCGACCGCTACGGCCGCAAGCCCGCACTCCTCCTGTCGGCCGGCCTGATGACGGTCTCAACCTTCGCGATGGGTTGCTTGCCGACCTACGAAACAGCCGGGCTCCTTGCCCCAATACTGCTGGTGGCGTTGCGGCTCTGCCAGGGCCTCTCGGTCGGTGGTGAGTACACCTCCTCGGCCATCTTCCTGGCCGAGGCCGCTGATCCGAGGCGTCGCGGTCTGACAGGCAGCTTCGCTGGCATCGGCGCGGCGAGCGGTATCCTGGTGGGCTCGATCGTCGGTGCGGTCGTGACCGGGCTGCTGACACCCGACGAGGTGCGCGAATGGGGCTGGCGCCTGCCGTTCCTGTTCGGCATTGGCCTTGGCGGGTTCATCTTCGTGCTGCGCCGGCATTTAAGCGAGCAGCAAGTGGATGAGACTTTCGCTGAGGACCGCGCCCCCAAGGACGATCGCTCGCCCCTACGCACGGCCATCGAGAACGACGGCTCGGCGATGGTACGCGCCTTCGCCATGATACTCGGGCTGGCCGTCTCCAACTACGTCGTGTTCGTGTACCTCGCGACATACCTGCACACTGTGATTGGTCTTTCGCAGAGCACCGCGCTCCTCATCAACTCGATCGCCATGGCGGTGACGACCATTTGTCTTCCGGTCATGGGGGCGCTGTCTGATCGTTTCGGCCGCAAGCGGGTGCTGGTCGTGACCGTGTCCAACCTTGTCTTGCTGTCTTGGCCATTGTTCCTTCTGCTCGGCGGTGGGCAGCCTGTGCCGATCCTGTTCGGACAGATCGTGTTCGCGGTATTAGTCGCCGGATACGGCGCCGTGATCCCAGTCGCGCTCGTCGAGATGTTTGGGCATGGTTCACGCTGCACGGCGCTGGCGATCAGCTACAATGCCGCGATGGCCCTTGCAGGTGGAACCGCGCCGATGGTGGCGGCCTGGATCGTCCACCGCCTGCAGATAGTGGCCGGGCCGGGCCTGTACATAGCGGTTCTGGCGCTCGTCTCACTCGCCGCCGTCCTCACGATGCGTGACAAGACTGGGAGTACGCTGACGTAG
- a CDS encoding CHRD domain-containing protein has protein sequence MSTAFRAVVEGAQEVPPNNSAARGIGTVIFDSTALAANYTFRIEGIDFGLATGRPAQTPTTADDVTSTHFHNQVRGQNGPVVFGQINPAQDADDLAVGLDADGSWTVSGRWERSDPANVSIANFAPIFAAAAIGTEVPLYFNVHTTQFPGGAIRGQLVTIADDNDNVVTGTAGVDILPGLGGNDTFTGGAGNDAISGGRGTDRAIFSFALSTARIGTTGDGAITITGAEGTDTFRGIEQFQFSDRTVAVNDGSPLVDDLFYLIRNPDVAAAGIDPDTHYAQFGWREGRDPNAFFSTDGYLAAHPDVARAGVNPLDHYAQFGWREARDPGANFDIEAYLKANPDVAAAGIDPLTHFLAFGQEEGRTAFPTIGRARDFGPAGFDAEYYLLANGDVADAARSALGNTFVFAARHFEQFGWREGRDPNVVFDTSGYLAAYGDVAAAGVNPLTHYHQFGFREGRDPSGGFDTTAYLAANPGVAAAGINPMTHYLQFGFYEGRSAFGDDTFGAGSIG, from the coding sequence ATGTCTACAGCATTCCGCGCCGTTGTCGAAGGCGCCCAGGAAGTACCTCCGAACAACTCGGCAGCTCGCGGCATCGGAACCGTCATCTTTGACAGCACCGCGCTTGCAGCGAACTATACGTTTCGCATCGAGGGGATCGATTTCGGCTTAGCCACGGGAAGGCCGGCTCAGACGCCCACCACCGCAGACGATGTGACCAGCACGCATTTCCACAATCAGGTGCGCGGTCAGAACGGGCCGGTTGTCTTCGGGCAGATCAATCCTGCACAGGACGCTGACGACTTAGCGGTCGGACTCGATGCGGATGGCTCTTGGACAGTCAGCGGCCGCTGGGAAAGGTCGGACCCGGCCAACGTCTCGATCGCCAACTTCGCGCCCATCTTTGCGGCGGCCGCCATCGGCACGGAGGTCCCGCTCTACTTCAACGTGCACACAACCCAGTTCCCTGGCGGGGCCATAAGAGGCCAGCTGGTCACCATCGCCGACGACAACGATAACGTCGTAACCGGTACGGCGGGTGTCGACATCCTGCCCGGGCTCGGTGGCAATGACACTTTCACGGGAGGCGCGGGCAACGACGCGATCTCTGGCGGGAGAGGCACCGACCGAGCGATCTTCTCCTTTGCGTTGAGCACCGCGCGGATCGGCACAACAGGGGACGGCGCCATCACGATCACGGGTGCCGAGGGAACTGACACCTTCCGGGGTATCGAGCAGTTCCAGTTCAGCGACCGCACCGTCGCAGTAAACGACGGCTCGCCGCTGGTGGACGACCTCTTCTACCTGATCCGGAACCCGGACGTCGCCGCCGCAGGGATCGACCCGGACACCCACTATGCGCAGTTCGGGTGGCGCGAGGGGCGCGATCCCAACGCCTTCTTCTCCACGGACGGCTATCTGGCTGCCCATCCCGACGTGGCGCGAGCTGGCGTGAATCCCCTCGACCATTACGCGCAGTTCGGGTGGCGAGAGGCTCGTGATCCTGGCGCAAACTTCGATATCGAAGCCTATCTCAAGGCCAACCCGGACGTGGCAGCGGCCGGCATCGACCCGCTGACGCATTTCCTCGCCTTCGGTCAGGAGGAAGGGCGGACGGCCTTCCCTACGATCGGCCGAGCCCGCGACTTCGGACCGGCCGGGTTCGACGCGGAATACTATCTCCTCGCCAACGGAGACGTCGCGGACGCAGCTCGCAGCGCGCTCGGCAACACCTTCGTGTTTGCAGCTAGGCACTTCGAGCAGTTCGGATGGCGCGAGGGGCGCGATCCGAACGTGGTGTTCGACACAAGTGGTTATCTCGCGGCCTACGGGGATGTCGCTGCGGCAGGGGTTAACCCGCTAACCCATTATCACCAATTCGGTTTCCGAGAGGGGCGCGATCCCTCGGGCGGCTTCGATACGACGGCCTACTTGGCAGCCAATCCAGGTGTGGCTGCGGCGGGGATCAACCCGATGACGCACTACCTGCAGTTTGGCTTCTACGAGGGTCGTTCGGCATTCGGCGATGACACGTTTGGAGCCGGGTCGATCGGTTAG
- a CDS encoding sigma-70 family RNA polymerase sigma factor produces MLIPSGLGVDQTEVQGAPASAPLAAAILDHLGFELQAAYGALMQAQPPQRLLDLIAQLDSALAVQGGNAEAFRDGLVEALPGLRAFAMSLIPDATRADDLVQETMVRAWAAQDRFIPGSNLKAWLCTILRNQFYSECRKTKREVEDADGVMAGTLIAPAAQEHGTDLRTIWTHIAKLSPSQREALLLVGAQGLTYEAAAEVIGCQVGTVKSRVSRARAVLTSLLGMPATRVSA; encoded by the coding sequence ATGCTGATACCAAGCGGGCTCGGTGTGGATCAGACGGAGGTGCAGGGCGCACCAGCTTCGGCTCCTCTTGCTGCGGCCATCCTCGATCACCTCGGCTTCGAGTTGCAGGCGGCCTACGGTGCGCTGATGCAGGCTCAGCCGCCGCAGCGGCTGCTCGACCTAATCGCGCAGCTCGACAGCGCGCTCGCAGTGCAGGGCGGAAACGCGGAAGCCTTCCGCGACGGCCTTGTCGAGGCGCTTCCTGGCCTGCGGGCGTTCGCGATGTCGCTGATCCCGGATGCGACACGCGCCGACGACCTCGTGCAAGAGACGATGGTGCGGGCCTGGGCGGCGCAGGATCGCTTCATCCCGGGCTCGAACCTGAAGGCATGGCTCTGCACCATCCTGCGCAACCAGTTCTACAGCGAGTGCCGCAAGACCAAGCGCGAGGTCGAGGACGCGGACGGCGTCATGGCCGGCACCCTGATCGCACCCGCCGCCCAGGAGCACGGCACGGACCTGCGCACGATCTGGACGCACATCGCCAAACTGTCGCCGTCCCAGCGCGAGGCGCTGCTACTCGTGGGCGCCCAGGGCCTGACCTACGAGGCGGCGGCCGAGGTGATCGGTTGCCAAGTTGGCACCGTGAAGAGCCGGGTGAGCCGGGCGCGCGCGGTCCTGACGAGCCTGCTCGGGATGCCCGCAACACGGGTCTCCGCTTAG
- a CDS encoding DUF1236 domain-containing protein, which produces MTNKLLLAATMAALFALPMAAQAQGTVRGAQRGAEEGAAAAGPVGGIVGGAVGAATGTVGGILGVDDRPRFRNYVTERRVKSYDYDGRVAVGSTLPSSGVTYYDVPDEYHVKPGYRYTVVNKQPVLVDRSHRIVEVID; this is translated from the coding sequence ATGACGAACAAGCTTCTGCTCGCGGCAACCATGGCCGCTCTTTTCGCGCTGCCCATGGCCGCTCAGGCTCAAGGCACCGTGCGCGGAGCCCAGCGTGGCGCTGAGGAAGGTGCCGCGGCGGCCGGTCCCGTCGGTGGCATCGTCGGCGGCGCAGTAGGCGCGGCCACGGGCACGGTTGGCGGGATCCTCGGCGTCGATGACCGTCCGCGCTTCCGCAACTACGTCACCGAGCGCCGCGTGAAGTCCTACGATTACGATGGCCGGGTCGCGGTAGGCAGCACGCTGCCGTCGTCTGGTGTCACCTACTACGACGTACCGGACGAGTACCACGTGAAGCCAGGCTACCGGTACACGGTGGTCAACAAGCAGCCGGTGCTGGTGGATCGCAGCCACCGCATCGTCGAGGTCATCGACTGA
- a CDS encoding sigma-70 family RNA polymerase sigma factor has translation MRARRSRSSDHGLSSSSQTTLPAHLRERLGEELQVFYAYVLSENQPRHLLGLVAQLSEVLDSQDAAYAETFRDELLAVLPRLRAFAVSLAMDEAQADDLVQETVIKAWQHQESYRPGVNVEAWICTILRRLFYADRRTIKREAASEFSADPVTTPPTLEQSTDLRKIWVALTNLPPVQREALVLVSAQGMTYEAAATRAGCQVGTIKSRVSRARAALAGSLGVPALRLVTGAE, from the coding sequence ATGAGGGCTCGCAGAAGTCGCTCTTCTGACCACGGACTTTCATCATCCTCTCAGACGACGCTGCCCGCCCATCTTCGGGAGCGTCTGGGAGAGGAGCTGCAGGTCTTCTACGCCTACGTCCTCTCGGAGAATCAGCCTCGTCATCTCCTCGGCCTCGTCGCTCAGCTGAGCGAGGTGCTGGACAGTCAGGACGCAGCCTACGCCGAAACGTTTCGAGATGAACTCCTCGCAGTTCTGCCGCGCTTGCGTGCCTTCGCCGTGTCGCTGGCGATGGACGAGGCACAGGCCGACGATCTGGTTCAGGAGACGGTGATCAAGGCTTGGCAGCATCAAGAGAGTTACCGGCCCGGCGTCAATGTCGAGGCCTGGATCTGCACCATCCTGCGGCGCCTCTTCTACGCCGACCGTCGCACGATAAAGCGCGAGGCCGCCTCGGAGTTCTCGGCTGATCCGGTGACGACGCCACCCACTTTGGAGCAGAGCACCGATCTTCGTAAGATCTGGGTGGCGCTCACGAATTTGCCGCCAGTTCAGCGTGAGGCGCTGGTCCTTGTCAGTGCACAAGGTATGACCTACGAGGCCGCGGCCACCCGAGCCGGATGCCAAGTCGGCACGATCAAAAGCCGCGTCAGCCGGGCACGGGCGGCCCTCGCTGGCTCGCTCGGCGTGCCCGCACTTCGGCTCGTGACGGGAGCCGAATGA
- a CDS encoding c-type cytochrome: MSLAASPFAGQLVRATGGPFTAQQAEDGHTKYNSHCAQCHRPNLQGGTGPALSGDAFKGK, translated from the coding sequence ATCTCGCTTGCTGCTTCGCCGTTCGCCGGCCAGCTTGTCCGTGCCACCGGCGGTCCGTTCACGGCCCAGCAGGCAGAGGACGGCCACACCAAGTACAACAGCCACTGCGCCCAGTGCCATCGTCCCAACCTGCAGGGCGGAACCGGACCGGCCCTGAGCGGAGACGCCTTCAAGGGCAAGTAG
- a CDS encoding TonB-dependent receptor, translated as MWALRGSLIASVALLPAIVQAQQSVTLGELSVVATTPVGTSAGNGASAAPVLDAPAGPAIQAPVTERLRGGAQPLYKIPSTVESVTRADLEFDRATFNPVDTLARRVPGLNISDAQGSANRVDITYRGFQASPVTGVPQGLAVYQNGVRINEAFGDVVNLDLIPQVAINRIDVVTGNPVFGLNALGGAINIQMKNGFTWQGTEITALGGSDGRVAGSLQHGQVIGPWSFYFAGDGLNDRGWRYESPSTLGRIYSDLGYRTPDAEFHVIGQFARTFYGATSATPVDFTRINERAIFTFPQTVTTELGTLQVTGRVDLSPTWDLAGNAYMRRFSQSYVDGNDGNFENCSRQSSFRGSLCFEDDGFSPAPGQSPLAFRNQFLIVSPTTPRIPFTPGVPYGTIDTTKIEATGYGGSLQAANRDKVFGLSNSFVVGGSIDVADYSFKSSSTLGVINPNLRVTTDPNNPFYGNIPGLGTDFLRTAGALGIAPSSVLGSNLYMGPYTTDTIDLTDALSLTAGARLNFARITSLDLTGFSPDVTGTHYYSKINPLAGLTYRFTPNLSLYGSYSESNRAPTPLELACANPDRPCLLPNSVVADPPLKQVTAQTYEVGFRGALPDFYDGGLVNWKIGAFRTDLANDILQLATPGNAARGYFVNVPATQRQGVEVGAEYVADWLSVYANYALIDATFQFTGTLTSPNNPLADDGAIFIRPGNKVPLVPAHQFKIGFDVELLPRWRVGMALQAYSSSYFRGDESNLNPKLPAYYVLSLNTSYRVNPNLELFGYVTNLTNNRYATFGTFAERGPVAGNFVINDPRTTTLAQPLSLYGGVRYTFGEAPAPMPEPLVRKF; from the coding sequence ATGTGGGCGCTGCGCGGCAGCTTGATCGCATCGGTGGCGCTGCTACCCGCCATCGTTCAGGCTCAGCAGTCCGTCACGCTGGGTGAGCTCAGCGTCGTCGCCACGACACCGGTGGGCACCTCTGCCGGCAACGGCGCGTCGGCAGCGCCGGTCCTCGATGCTCCTGCAGGCCCAGCCATCCAAGCGCCCGTCACCGAGCGTCTGCGCGGTGGTGCCCAGCCCCTCTACAAGATCCCCAGCACCGTCGAGTCCGTCACGCGGGCCGACCTGGAATTCGACCGGGCGACCTTCAACCCGGTCGACACGCTGGCTCGGCGCGTGCCGGGCCTCAACATCTCCGACGCCCAAGGCAGCGCGAACCGCGTCGACATCACCTATCGCGGCTTCCAGGCCTCGCCGGTCACCGGCGTGCCGCAGGGCCTCGCCGTCTACCAGAACGGCGTGCGCATCAACGAAGCCTTCGGCGACGTGGTGAACCTCGACCTGATCCCGCAGGTCGCGATCAACCGCATCGACGTCGTCACCGGCAACCCGGTTTTCGGACTCAACGCGCTCGGCGGCGCGATCAACATCCAGATGAAGAACGGCTTCACTTGGCAGGGCACCGAGATCACTGCGCTCGGCGGCTCGGATGGACGTGTTGCCGGCTCGCTCCAGCACGGCCAAGTGATCGGCCCCTGGAGCTTCTACTTCGCGGGCGACGGTCTGAACGATCGCGGCTGGCGCTATGAGAGCCCGAGCACGCTCGGACGGATCTACAGCGATCTCGGCTACCGCACGCCCGACGCGGAGTTCCACGTCATCGGCCAGTTCGCCCGGACCTTCTACGGCGCAACCTCCGCGACGCCGGTGGATTTTACCCGCATCAATGAGCGGGCGATCTTCACCTTCCCGCAGACCGTCACGACCGAACTCGGCACGCTCCAAGTCACCGGTCGCGTCGATCTTTCGCCGACCTGGGACTTGGCTGGCAACGCCTACATGCGTCGCTTCAGCCAGAGCTATGTCGATGGCAACGACGGCAACTTCGAGAACTGCAGCCGGCAGTCCTCCTTCCGCGGTTCGCTCTGCTTCGAGGATGACGGCTTCAGCCCCGCACCCGGGCAGTCACCGCTCGCCTTCCGCAACCAGTTCCTGATCGTCAGCCCGACCACGCCGCGCATCCCCTTCACGCCGGGCGTGCCCTACGGCACCATCGACACCACTAAGATCGAGGCGACGGGCTACGGCGGCTCGCTTCAGGCGGCCAACCGCGACAAGGTCTTCGGGCTCAGTAACAGCTTCGTCGTAGGCGGCTCGATCGACGTTGCCGACTACAGCTTCAAGTCGTCGAGCACACTCGGCGTGATCAACCCTAACCTCAGGGTGACCACAGATCCCAACAACCCCTTCTACGGCAACATTCCGGGCCTCGGCACCGACTTCTTGCGCACGGCCGGGGCGCTCGGGATCGCGCCATCGAGCGTCCTTGGCTCGAACCTCTACATGGGCCCCTACACCACCGACACGATCGACCTGACCGATGCGCTCTCGCTGACGGCTGGCGCGCGGCTCAACTTCGCGCGCATCACCAGCCTGGATCTGACTGGCTTCTCGCCGGACGTGACGGGCACGCACTACTACAGCAAGATCAACCCGCTCGCCGGCCTGACCTACCGCTTCACGCCGAACCTCTCGCTCTACGGCAGCTACTCGGAGTCGAACCGGGCGCCGACCCCACTGGAGCTCGCCTGCGCCAACCCGGACCGGCCCTGCCTGCTGCCGAACTCGGTGGTGGCCGACCCGCCGCTCAAGCAGGTCACCGCGCAGACCTATGAGGTGGGCTTCCGAGGCGCGCTGCCGGACTTCTACGATGGCGGTCTCGTCAACTGGAAGATCGGCGCCTTCCGCACGGATCTGGCAAACGACATCCTGCAGCTCGCCACACCCGGCAACGCGGCGCGCGGCTACTTCGTCAACGTGCCGGCCACGCAGCGCCAGGGCGTTGAGGTCGGGGCCGAGTACGTCGCGGACTGGCTGTCGGTCTACGCGAACTACGCGCTAATCGACGCGACCTTCCAGTTCACGGGCACGCTCACCTCGCCGAACAATCCGCTGGCCGATGACGGCGCGATCTTCATTCGGCCAGGCAACAAGGTGCCGCTGGTCCCGGCCCACCAGTTCAAGATCGGTTTCGATGTCGAGCTGCTGCCGCGCTGGCGCGTCGGCATGGCGCTGCAGGCCTACTCGTCGTCCTACTTCCGGGGTGACGAGTCGAACCTGAACCCGAAGCTGCCTGCCTACTACGTGCTGAGCCTCAACACGAGCTACCGGGTCAACCCGAACCTGGAGCTGTTCGGCTACGTGACCAACCTGACCAACAACCGCTACGCCACGTTCGGCACGTTTGCGGAGCGGGGTCCGGTTGCGGGCAACTTCGTGATCAACGATCCGCGCACGACGACGCTGGCGCAGCCGCTCTCGCTCTACGGCGGTGTCCGCTACACCTTCGGCGAGGCGCCGGCTCCGATGCCAGAGCCGCTGGTCCGCAAATTCTAA
- a CDS encoding efflux RND transporter periplasmic adaptor subunit, which yields MSDAHGRNGKPIVLKPWLQVLIIVALLASVGGVVWYQRSTEAAAGPSTALIATPAALNQPMRGSFVLTERQLETLTTASVEHRFFYEEIVTEGKISVDEYRATPIFSPYPGRVVAIFGQTGQHVRQGTPLFSVQANEMVQAQNDYLAALNVLSKSRSQLTLAQAVEKRQRDLFESRTTTLRELQNAQNDLSNATNDLKTAEVGLEAVRNRLRILGLKDPDMTTLQQKGVINAETMINAPLSGTIIQRKIGPGQYVATGGTDPSYIIGDLSLVWLVAHLREVDAAKVMLGERLLFRVLAHPNRTFEARVNFIGASVDPATRRIVVRGEIENSNNLLKPEMFASVSIIKEYDTVSLSVPRRAVIFEGDQASVWVLKDGNVVEHRHITPGTLNEGNLEVVEGLAASETVISKGALFVDRMATQQ from the coding sequence ATGAGCGATGCGCATGGCCGGAACGGGAAACCCATTGTCCTGAAGCCCTGGCTCCAGGTCCTGATTATCGTGGCGCTCCTGGCCAGCGTGGGCGGGGTGGTCTGGTATCAGCGCTCGACCGAGGCGGCCGCAGGCCCGTCGACGGCGCTGATCGCCACACCGGCGGCCCTCAATCAGCCGATGCGGGGGAGCTTCGTGCTCACGGAGCGGCAGCTAGAGACGCTCACGACGGCGAGCGTCGAACACAGGTTTTTCTACGAGGAGATCGTCACCGAAGGGAAGATCAGCGTCGACGAGTACAGGGCAACTCCGATCTTCTCGCCCTATCCGGGGCGCGTCGTCGCGATCTTTGGGCAGACAGGGCAGCACGTGAGACAGGGCACGCCACTCTTCTCCGTACAGGCCAACGAGATGGTCCAGGCCCAGAACGATTACCTCGCCGCCCTCAACGTCCTCAGCAAGAGTCGCTCGCAACTCACCCTCGCGCAGGCCGTAGAGAAGCGCCAGCGCGACCTCTTCGAGTCGCGAACGACGACGCTGCGCGAATTGCAGAACGCGCAGAACGACCTCTCGAACGCCACGAACGATCTCAAGACAGCCGAGGTCGGCCTAGAGGCGGTGCGCAACCGCCTGCGCATCCTCGGCCTGAAAGATCCGGACATGACCACCCTTCAGCAGAAGGGCGTGATCAACGCCGAGACGATGATCAACGCGCCGCTCAGCGGCACGATCATCCAGCGCAAGATTGGGCCCGGGCAGTACGTCGCCACCGGCGGGACAGACCCGTCCTACATCATCGGCGATCTATCGCTGGTCTGGCTCGTCGCGCATCTGCGCGAGGTCGACGCGGCCAAGGTGATGCTGGGCGAGCGGCTGCTGTTTCGCGTTCTCGCCCACCCGAACCGGACCTTCGAGGCCCGAGTAAACTTCATCGGAGCCTCCGTCGACCCAGCGACACGGCGGATCGTCGTGCGCGGCGAGATCGAGAACAGCAACAACCTGCTCAAGCCCGAGATGTTCGCGAGCGTCAGCATCATCAAGGAATACGACACGGTTTCGCTCTCTGTGCCGCGGCGGGCGGTGATCTTCGAGGGTGATCAGGCGAGCGTCTGGGTGCTCAAGGACGGCAACGTGGTCGAGCACCGCCACATCACGCCCGGCACATTGAACGAAGGCAATTTGGAGGTCGTCGAAGGCTTGGCGGCGAGCGAGACCGTGATCTCCAAGGGTGCGCTATTCGTCGACCGCATGGCCACTCAGCAATGA
- a CDS encoding DUF2147 domain-containing protein, whose protein sequence is MTLIHVRFTTAALFAAAALVSSHCHAAPAVVPAGTWLTEDGRARVRTEPCGSDATRLCGFIVWGSKPLDENGKPKVDRYNPDPAKQARPQLGHQMLLGLRTNSDGRFEGKIYNAEDGKSYDVTVWSDQSATLTVKGCMLVFCASQAWKRVADVAHGQLQGATDAAGGPRSDPEWAAKGAVTGSVPARRAPPTDGSPTRVK, encoded by the coding sequence ATGACCCTGATCCACGTCCGCTTCACCACCGCTGCGCTATTCGCGGCAGCGGCTCTCGTGAGTTCCCATTGCCATGCCGCGCCAGCAGTCGTCCCGGCAGGGACGTGGTTGACGGAAGATGGCCGCGCTCGCGTCCGGACTGAGCCGTGCGGTTCTGACGCCACCCGCCTGTGCGGCTTCATCGTATGGGGCAGCAAACCCCTGGATGAGAACGGCAAGCCGAAGGTCGACCGCTACAACCCGGACCCGGCCAAGCAAGCCCGCCCGCAGCTCGGGCACCAGATGCTGCTCGGATTGAGAACGAACTCAGACGGGCGGTTCGAGGGCAAGATCTACAATGCGGAGGACGGCAAGTCGTATGACGTGACGGTGTGGAGCGATCAATCGGCGACGCTGACCGTGAAGGGCTGCATGCTGGTGTTCTGCGCCTCGCAGGCCTGGAAGCGCGTCGCGGACGTCGCTCACGGCCAACTTCAGGGAGCGACCGACGCTGCTGGCGGCCCACGTTCCGACCCGGAATGGGCAGCCAAAGGTGCGGTGACGGGCAGCGTCCCAGCGAGGAGGGCGCCTCCTACCGACGGCTCGCCGACGCGAGTGAAATGA
- a CDS encoding IS110 family transposase, with the protein MEITTVGLDLAKNVFQVHAISCTGEVLVRRALRRAQVMPFFRKLPPCLIGMEACGASHHWARELTALGHEVRLMPPAYVKPYVKRGKTDAADAEAICEAVTRPTMRFVPIKSVEQQSALSLHRTRDLLVRQRTQLVNMVRGLLAEFGIDIPKGLTHALAFVRRAIAGEAHEVPKLAAKVIGALAAQAIAVQDSIHRLERDLLAWYRSNDLARRIATVPGVGLLGATALAATVTDPSHFRSGRQFAAWLGLTPLNNSSGGKERLGRISKMGDQYLRRLLVTGMTSLVRRNKHHPSAADPRLNALLARKPVRLATVAMANRAARAIWAIMVRGEVYRTPALGIAAV; encoded by the coding sequence ATGGAGATCACGACCGTCGGCCTCGACCTGGCCAAGAACGTCTTCCAAGTGCACGCCATCAGTTGCACGGGCGAGGTTCTCGTCCGGCGCGCGCTCAGGCGGGCGCAGGTGATGCCCTTCTTCCGCAAGCTCCCGCCCTGTCTGATCGGCATGGAAGCTTGCGGCGCGAGCCATCATTGGGCGCGCGAACTCACGGCCCTCGGTCACGAGGTGCGACTGATGCCGCCGGCCTACGTCAAACCGTACGTAAAGCGCGGTAAGACTGATGCGGCGGACGCCGAGGCGATCTGCGAGGCTGTCACGCGCCCGACCATGCGCTTCGTGCCGATCAAATCGGTCGAGCAGCAATCAGCCTTGTCTCTGCATCGGACGCGCGATCTCCTGGTCCGGCAGCGCACGCAGTTGGTCAACATGGTCCGCGGGCTGCTGGCCGAGTTCGGCATCGATATCCCGAAGGGCCTCACTCATGCCCTCGCCTTCGTACGGCGTGCGATCGCCGGTGAGGCGCACGAGGTCCCGAAGCTGGCCGCCAAGGTGATCGGCGCCTTAGCCGCGCAGGCGATCGCGGTGCAGGACAGCATCCACCGGCTCGAACGCGACCTGCTGGCTTGGTACCGCTCGAACGATCTCGCCCGACGCATCGCCACCGTGCCCGGCGTCGGCTTGCTCGGCGCGACCGCGCTGGCCGCCACCGTCACTGATCCGAGCCACTTCCGCTCCGGGCGTCAGTTTGCGGCCTGGCTGGGTTTGACACCGCTCAACAACTCCAGCGGCGGCAAGGAACGGCTCGGCCGGATCTCGAAGATGGGCGACCAGTACCTGCGCCGGCTTCTCGTCACCGGCATGACCTCGCTCGTCCGGCGCAACAAGCACCATCCCAGCGCGGCCGACCCGCGCCTGAACGCACTGCTCGCTCGCAAGCCGGTCCGCCTCGCCACGGTCGCGATGGCCAATCGGGCGGCGCGGGCGATCTGGGCCATCATGGTCCGGGGCGAGGTCTACCGGACGCCCGCGCTCGGCATCGCGGCGGTCTGA